A single genomic interval of Anopheles marshallii chromosome 2, idAnoMarsDA_429_01, whole genome shotgun sequence harbors:
- the LOC128707566 gene encoding MMS19 nucleotide excision repair protein translates to MKFPWSHTTIVDMIKNDHKVEEKCRQVTTDIVSGKLNIAEFVEELGPALTHTDASIRAKGTTLLSNVLTDLPADCLSASQVELLCTFYIDRSLDHNSVTPMVLAGIEALTHMSNFPDGAAVRLLRALFERVPCQSQKKPERTLYFRAVITLSKQKTPELKEWGVDFVYGVIGAIEGERDPRNLLYLFEHMPSFIRTYPMFHLAEEMFETFACYFPIDFHPNPNDPVAITRETLAELLGNCLCATPEMAEFAVPLLLEKLDSSLTMAKLDSLALLARCLELLDVAKIEEHHDELWIALKKELFPIGTTSTAEKELLDAAYATVERLVKNATSSESTVKALLDKILLSVMGGLTDARSKQFEPSLCVELSCAKASDYCAVYVIEKLVPMLLAQLNTDEHIESRVANVLVDAIQRLCAVCSYWYCIHKLDVGIVGQMHKKLVEIVLQEADSSEQKRSALMALAAVPEMVTSENRYVVYSTIVKILLNAGDKPMQTIAAVQDCLFSFAIRYQQEVKTVVLEKFITNDYATVESSIVQLVFKTLGKFLLYHGYMDKMLKFFLSKIFDPENGKLSIVAMDTLTDVVESGYSTQLAKAELYVQYKLIDRFFEYSSDRLSSEYLHAMARLIGAVVKQLSVEDQHELILNRLPSLQLQRRPDLYLASGLLGYLDQSVPLVDHFENLVTDLSKLALESDDAKVRDVCNRLLCSLFNRMPDDEHHRGVLKRLLKTIRTELKKHNHQAGIILAWIGKGLIARGHAEAGEIVDDIADLLDHPTLAHVAALAFEILSIEFPQLHLPLLRNLFKQKLFVWVMNKLEKRMEQYAVSHLKALAFVLTATPHAVLKMNLSKVGPVLLKCLAQDDDKTILEALTIVLRFTRDHDPFIQDHLQTLIPLLLKLTIRDSSMKIRIDALECMLYVCKYPTFLLLPFKQSTLLALQKPLDDRKRLVRNAAVATRLQWFVVGSTEEAKTDK, encoded by the exons ATGAAATTCCCCTGGTCCCACACGACGATTGTCGATATGATAAAAAATGACCATAAAGTGGAAGAAAAGTGTCGCCAAGTTACAACCG ATATTGTTTCGGGCAAGCTAAACATAGCGGAGTTTGTTGAAGAGCTAGGGCCAGCACTGACTCACACCGATGCTTCGATACGTGCCAAGGGTACTACACTTCTGTCCAATGTGCTTACGGACCTACCAGCGGACTGTCTTAGTGCGAGCCAGGTGGAACTGCTATGTACGTTTTATATCGATCGTTCGCTAGATCACAATAGCGTTACACCGATGGTTCTGGCAGGCATTGAAGCACTGACGCACATGAGCAACTTCCCCGATGGTGCGGCAGTCCGATTGCTGAGAGCCCTGTTTGAGCGTGTTCCGTGCCAAAGCCAGAAAAAGCCGGAACGTACGCTCTACTTCCGCGCGGTCATAACGCTTTCCAAGCAGAAAACGCCCGAACTGAAGGAGTGGGGTGTAGATTTCGTGTATGGTGTAATCGGTGCAATCGAGGGAGAACGTGATCCGCGCaatttgttgtatttgtttgaGCACATGCCATCGTTTATTCGGACATACCCAATGTTTCATCTAGCGGAGGAAATGTTCGAAACGTTCGCCTGCTACTTCCCGATCGATTTTCATCCCAACCCGAATGATCCGGTAGCGATAACGAGGGAAACGCTCGCAGAACTACTGGGCAACTGTCTGTGCGCAACGCCCGAAATGGCCGAATTTGCTGTGCCCCTTTTGTTGGAGAAGCTTGATAGCAGCCTAACCATGGCAAAGTTGGATTCGCTTGCATTGCTTGCACGCTGTTTGGAGCTGTTGGATGTTGCAAAAATCGAGGAACATCATGATGAGCTGTGGATTGCGCTGAAGAAGGAACTCTTTCCGATCGGTACGACATCCACTGCCGAAAAGGAACTGCTCGATGCCGCTTACGCGACGGTAGAAAGACTGGTAAAAAATGCTACCAGCAGCGAATCTACCGTGAAAGCTCTCCTCGATAAGATTCTGCTCAGCGTAATGGGAGGACTGACGGATGCAAGATCCAAACAGTTCGAACCGAGCCTGTGTGTGGAGCTGAGCTGTGCAAAGGCTAGTGATTACTGTGCCGTGTACGTTATAGAGAAGCTGGTACCGATGTTACTCGCTCAGTTAAACACCGACGAACATATTGAGTCTCGCGTAGCAAACGTACTGGTCGATGCGATACAACGCTTGTGTGCCGTTTGTTCCTATTGGTATTGTATACACAAGCTCGATGTCGGTATCGTGGGACAGATGCATAAAAAGTTAGTCGAAATAGTGCTACAAGAAGCGGATTCAAGCGAACAAAAACGATCGGCACTAATGGCACTTGCCGCTGTCCCCGAAATGGTAACGAGCGAAAATCGGTACGTGGTGTACAGCACGATCGTAAAAATTCTGTTAAATGCTGGAGATAAACCGATGCAAACGATTGCTGCGGTCCAGGATTGTTTATTCTCGTTCGCCATCCGGTACCAGCAGGAGGTGAAAACGGTCGTGCTAGaaaaatttatcacaaacgATTATGCCACGGTTGAATCATCGATCGTACAGCTGGTGTTTAAAACGTTGGGGAAATTCCTGCTTTACCATGGTTACATGgataaaatgttgaaatttttCCTATCAAAAATATTTGATCCAGAAAATGGCAAGCTCTCTATCGTTGCCATGGACACGCTAACAGATGTGGTAGAGAGTGGTTATTCGACGCAACTAGCTAAAGCGGAGCTCTATGTGCAGTACAAGCTGATCGACCGGTTCTTTGAGTATAGCAGCGATCGCCTAAGTTCGGAGTATCTCCACGCAATGGCACGCCTTATCGGTGCCGTAGTGAAACAGCTCTCTGTGGAAGATCAGCACGAATTGATACTGAATCGATTGCCATCATTGCAGCTACAACGGCGTCCGGATCTATATTTAGCTTCCGGATTGCTTGGTTACCTCGATCAAAGCGTACCACTGGTGGATCACTTCGAAAATCTCGTTACCGATCTAAGCAAGCTGGCACTTGAATCCGACGACGCAAAGGTACGAGATGTTTGTAATCGACTCTTGTGCAGCTTGTTCAATCGCATGCCGGATGATGAACATCATCGTGGTGTGCTGAAACGGCTGCTGAAAACCATCCGGACCGAActgaaaaaacacaaccatcaGGCAGGGATCATACTGGCATGGATCGGCAAGGGATTGATTGCGCGGGGCCATGCGGAAGCAGGTGAAATCGTAGACGACATTGCGGATCTGCTCGATCATCCCACCCTGGCGCATGTTGCGGCACTAGCGTTTGAGATACTGTCGATTGAATTCCCACAGCTACATCTACCCCTGTTGCGCAATCTGTTTAAGCAAAAGCTCTTTGTGTGGGTAATGAACAAGCTGGAGAAAAGGATGGAACAGTACGCGGTATCCCATCTGAAGGCACTGGCATTCGTGCTTACGGCGACACCACATGCGGTACTGAAGATGAACCTATCGAAGGTTGGTCCGGTACTACTGAAATGTCTCGCACAGGATGATGACAAAACGATACTGGAAGCATTAACGATCGTGCTGCGTTTCACGCGCGATCACGACCCATTCATACAGGATCATCTGCAAACGTTGATACCGCTGCTGCTTAAGCTGACTATACGGGATTCATCTATG AAAATACGCATCGATGCACTCGAATGTATGCTGTACGTGTGCAAATATCCtacgtttttgttgcttccctTTAAGCAAAGTACACTACTAGCGCTACAGAAACCGCTGGACGACCGAAAGCGCTTGGTGCGAAATGCGGCCGTTGCTACACGTCTGCAGTGGTTTGTGGTAGGCAGCACGGAGGAAGCGAAAACCGACAAGTGA
- the LOC128707551 gene encoding MORN repeat-containing protein 4 homolog — MMDSIQTGVVKCGGYRYDDGTRYIGDWNQRGQKHGMGSMMFSDGTRYDGAFSNGVCSGLGVMCFPDGAKYEGEFMQGWFHGHGVFWRADGMKYEGEFRGGRIWGLGLITFSDQSHGFPRNEGFFQDCRLVRKKRCPDVINRAQKVALMARAQCDQGS, encoded by the exons ATGATGGACAGTATCCAGACGGGTGTGGTCAAATGTGGCGGCTATCGGTATGACGATGGGACACGCTACATAGGCGATTGGAATCAGCGGGGCCAAAAGCACGGCATGGGTTCGATGATGTTCTCCGACGGTACCCGGTACGATGGTGCCTTCAGCAACGGCGTCTGTTCCGGGCTCGGCGTAATG TGCTTTCCAGATGGTGCAAA GTACGAGGGTGAATTCATGCAGGGCTGGTTCCACGGGCACGGTGTGTTCTGGCGGGCGGACGGTATGAAGTACGAGGGTGAGTTTCGTGGCGGACGCATCTGGGGTCTGGGACTGATTACGTTCAGCGACCAGAGCCACGGATTCCCGCGCAACGAAGGCTTCTTCCAGGATTGTCGGTTGGTGCGGAAGAAGCGCTGTCCGGATGTGATAAATCGTGCCCAGAAGGTGGCCCTAATGGCGCGTGCACAGTGCGATCAGGGTAGTTAA